A window of Aeromicrobium sp. A1-2 contains these coding sequences:
- a CDS encoding MFS transporter: MATTLTDDRALDPVVDHTDNPHHATRWLILGIIGLAQLIVVLDATIVNIALPSAQEALGFSNDNRQWIVTGYALAFGSLLLLGGRLSDLIGRRPMFITGLIGFAAASAVGGAAGSFEMLVGARVAQGVFGALLAPAALSLLTVTFTDAAERAKAFAIFGAIAGGGGAIGLMLGGVLTEYLSWRWCLYVNVPLALLAVVGAALLLKKQPKAETAKGIDIPGTAVVVAGLVSFVYGLASAETNGWTSATTLVCIAVGLALLAVFAVVESRVSDPLLPLHIIWDRTRGAAFLVVAFVGIGLFAVFLFLTYYVSLTLGYSPLKTGFAFVPMILGIMSTATGSAGLVARIGPRIPVFVGMLLAAVGMVFFAQLDVTSTYVANILPGLIITGLGIGLSIAPSFSAATSGVDAEHAGVASASVNTFQQIGGSIGTAVLSAFAATATSDYLVGRAPSEANQALAAVHGYTTVFWWAAGVFAVGAVLCGALFRSGPVAVNPDAAPVAAH, translated from the coding sequence ATGGCAACCACACTGACCGACGATCGGGCGCTCGACCCAGTCGTTGACCACACCGACAACCCACACCACGCGACCCGGTGGCTGATCCTCGGCATCATCGGGCTGGCGCAGCTGATCGTGGTGCTCGACGCGACGATCGTCAACATCGCGCTGCCCAGCGCACAGGAGGCCCTGGGGTTCTCCAACGACAACCGGCAATGGATCGTCACCGGCTACGCGCTCGCATTCGGGTCGCTCCTGCTGCTCGGCGGACGGCTGAGCGACCTCATCGGCCGCCGGCCGATGTTCATCACTGGCCTGATCGGGTTTGCCGCCGCCTCTGCGGTCGGCGGCGCAGCCGGGAGCTTCGAGATGCTCGTCGGCGCCCGCGTCGCACAGGGCGTCTTCGGCGCCCTACTCGCTCCCGCGGCCCTCTCCCTGTTGACCGTGACATTCACAGATGCCGCCGAGCGCGCCAAGGCGTTCGCGATCTTCGGCGCGATCGCGGGTGGCGGTGGCGCCATCGGCCTGATGCTCGGCGGCGTGCTGACCGAGTACCTCTCCTGGCGCTGGTGCCTCTACGTCAATGTGCCGCTCGCTCTGCTCGCCGTGGTCGGTGCCGCGCTGCTGCTCAAGAAGCAGCCCAAGGCGGAGACGGCCAAGGGCATCGACATTCCCGGAACCGCCGTGGTCGTCGCTGGCCTGGTGTCGTTCGTCTACGGTCTCGCCAGCGCGGAGACCAACGGCTGGACCAGCGCCACGACGTTGGTCTGCATCGCCGTCGGCCTCGCGCTCCTCGCGGTGTTCGCCGTCGTCGAGAGCCGGGTCAGCGACCCCCTGTTGCCACTCCACATCATCTGGGACCGCACCCGTGGTGCAGCATTCCTCGTCGTGGCATTCGTCGGCATCGGCCTGTTCGCGGTGTTCCTGTTCCTGACCTACTACGTGTCGCTGACGCTCGGCTACAGCCCGCTCAAGACCGGCTTCGCGTTCGTCCCGATGATCCTCGGCATCATGTCCACGGCCACCGGCTCCGCCGGACTCGTGGCCCGCATCGGACCTCGGATCCCGGTCTTCGTCGGCATGCTTCTGGCCGCGGTCGGCATGGTGTTCTTCGCGCAGCTCGACGTGACCAGCACGTACGTGGCGAACATCCTGCCCGGCCTGATCATCACCGGACTCGGCATCGGCCTGTCCATCGCGCCGTCGTTCAGCGCCGCAACATCGGGAGTCGACGCCGAGCACGCCGGTGTGGCCTCTGCGTCGGTCAACACGTTCCAGCAGATCGGTGGCTCGATCGGCACCGCGGTGCTGAGTGCGTTCGCCGCGACTGCGACGTCGGACTACCTGGTCGGCAGGGCCCCGTCCGAGGCGAACCAGGCACTCGCCGCGGTGCACGGCTACACGACCGTGTTCTGGTGGGCCGCCGGCGTCTTCGCAGTCGGAGCCGTCCTCTGCGGGGCACTGTTCCGCAGCGGTCCGGTCGCGGTGAACCCGGACGCCGCTCCTGTCGCCGCCCACTGA